A window of Diabrotica virgifera virgifera chromosome 9, PGI_DIABVI_V3a contains these coding sequences:
- the LOC114328496 gene encoding uncharacterized protein LOC114328496 has product MDLVTHDSKHIEYNPDCPLARGFVFQIWYPFMVEDYPWICSLFDVVTVFIGMILFCYYKIIPMSLILFLLGQITLLKHDIRQLNIENISNVCGLKKSGENKLKDCVKSHQLIIRLMNWIQHSLKEIILIQYVSYVLDTAAFMIPTLTSKSIADVIYNSVMWVDANESDKKVLLLMMLRSQQKLALKSTALGEMSLICFTKIMKLCYTVCTFFTTMYDK; this is encoded by the exons ATGGATTTAGTCACTCA CGATTCGAAGCATATAGAATATAACCCAGATTGTCCATTAGCGAGAGGATTTGTCTTCCAGATCTGGTATCCGTTTATGGTCGAAGACTATCCATGGATTTGCTCTTTATTTGACGTCGTAACAGTATTTATAGGGATGATACTGTTCTGTTACTACAAGATAATACCAATGTCTTTGATACTGTTTCTTCTGGGTCAAATTACTTTACTAAAACATGATATAAGACAGCTGAATATAGAAAATATCTCCAATGTTTGTGGTCTTAAAAAATCTGGTGAAAATAAATTGAAAGATTGTGTAAAATCTCATCAGCTGATTATAAG ACTTATGAACTGGATTCAACATTCTCTAAAGGAAATCATTTTGATACAGTATGTCAGCTATGTATTAGATACAGCAGCTTTTATGATACCAACGTTGAca AGCAAATCAATAGCTGATGTAATATATAATAGCGTAATGTGGGTTGATGCAAATGAGAGCGACAAAAAAGTGCTGTTACTGATGATGCTAAGATCACAACAAAAGTTAGCATTGAAATCAACTGCATTGGGAGAGATGTCGCTTATTTGTTTTACAAAG atCATGAAACTATGTTATACAGTTTGCACATTTTTTACCACGATGTATGACAAGTAA